Within the Nocardioides humi genome, the region CCTGGGCGGAGAGCTCCATCAGCTCGGCGCGCTGCTCGGGCGTCATCGAGTTGAGCATCCGCTGCGCCGCGGCGGAGCGCTGGGCGAGGGCGTCGAGGAGCTCGTCGATGTCCTGCGGGTTCTCGGGGAAGTGCTGGCCGTGCTTGGCCATGAAGTCCTGGAAGTCCTCGGGGGTGTCCTCCCCGCGGGCGTGCTTCTCCAGCAGCTCGTTGAGGTCTCCGAGCATCTCGTCGATGGCCTGGCGGTCGGCCTCGGTGGCGTTCTCCAGGGCCTGCTTCATCCCGGCGAAGCGCTGGTCGAGCATCTCCCGGCCGAGCAGGTCCTTGATCTGCTCGAACGCCTCCCGCGCCTCGCGGGACTGCCAGTCGTAGTCGCCGAGCTCGGTCACGGCCGCGGCCGGCGAGTCGGGCAGGTTCTGCAGCCGCATCTCGCGGAAGGCGCGGTCGCCGTCGTCCATCATCGCGTCGCGGGCGAGCTGCTTGCGCTCCTCGAGGACCGCCTTGTCGAGCAGCTCGCGGACCTCGTCGAGCGTCCCGTCGAGGTTGTGCCGCTGGAGCAGCTCGCGGCGCCGCTCGGCCACCCGCCGGGCGAGGTCGTCGAGGCCGGTCTGGTCCTGGCCGCCGCGGCGCAGGAACTCCTGCATCGCGCGCTCCGGGCTGTACCCGGCCATCACGTCCTCGCCGATGGCGTCGAGGGCCTCGGCGATGTCGACCGGCGGGGCGAGCGGGTCGCCGCCGTCGTACCGGCGGTAGCGGCTAGCCATAGACCGTCTCGAACCCGTCGGAGTCCTTGCCGATCTTGCGGGCCAGGAAGAGCCCCTCGAGCGCCAGCTCGATCGCGGCGGCGCGCTCGCCGTCGGTGCGCCCGCCCCCGGCTCCGTTCACGCGCTCGCAGACCTGGTCGTAGAGGTCGGACTCGCCCAGCACCGGCAGGCCGGCGAGCACGTCGCGCGCGGAGACCCGGGCGCCGGTGACGACGGTCGCGCCCTCCTCGATGGCGTCCACGAGCAGAGCGAAGTCGAGGCCGCGGAACCGCTCGCGGACGGTCTCGGCGGTGGCCGTACGGAGCAGGTGGGTGAGGATCTCGGCCTCGCGGCCCTCCTCGCCGGACTCGAACTCGATCTTGCCGCCGAGCACGTCGATCGCGGTCTCCAGGTCGACCACGCGGGCCACCGCACGGTCCTCCCCCTGGATGGTCGCGCGCCGCAGGGCCGCGGCGGCGATGGTCTCGGCGCCCGCGATGGCGAACCGGGCCGAGACGCCGGAGCGCTGGTCGACGGCGCTGGACTCGCGCAGGTTGCGGGTGAAGCGGGCCAGGATCTCGACCAGGAAGTCGGGGACGTCGACCCGGTCGGGCAGCAGGTCGGCCTCCTGCCGGATGACGGCGATCTCGGCGTCGAGGGCCTTCGGGTAGTGGGTGCGGATCTCCGCGCCGAAGCGGTCCTTGAGCGGGGTGATGATCCGGCCGCGGTTGGTGTAGTCCTCGGGGTTCGCGGAGGCCACGACGAACACGTCGAGCGGCAGCCGCAGGACGTACCCGCGGATCTGGATGTCGCGCTCCTCCATCACGTTGAGCATCGCGACCTGGATCCGCTCGGCGAGGTCGGGCAGCTCGTTGATCGCGACGATCCCGCGGTGGGAGCGCGGGATCAGGCCGAAGTGGATGGTCTCGGGGTCGCCCAGCGAGCGGCCCTCGGCGACCTTCATCGGGTCGACGTCGCCGATCAGGTCGGCGACGCTGGTGTCGGGCGTGGCCAGCTTCTCGGCGTACCGCTCGTCACGGTGGCGCCAGGAGATCCGCAGGTCGTCGCCGTACGACGCCACGGCGGCCTTGGACGTCACGGTGACCGGGTCGTAGGGGTGCTCGCCGAGCTCGGAGCCGGAGATCACCGGCGTCCACTCGTCCATCAGGCCGACGAGGGTGCGCAGCAGCCGGGTCTTGCCCTGGCCGCGCTCGCCGAGGAGGACGACGTCGTGGCCGGCGATGATCGCCCGCTCGAGCTGGGGGATGACGGTGTCCTCGAGGCCGTGCAGGCCCGGCCAGGGGTCCTGGCCGGCGGCGAGGAGGGCGAGCAGGTTGTCGCGGAGCTCGGCACGCAGGTGCTTCTGCTGGTGGCCCGAGGCGCGGAGCTCGCCGAGGGTGCCGATGGCGGGAGCGGTCGAGATGTCGACGGTCACCCTGCTCACGCTACTCAGCACGGCAAGGGACACCTCCGCCGATGGCTCTGGAGCGGACAGAGGGGTTGACGGCCCGACAGACTGTCAGGAAGATGTTATTTAGCCAAGCCTAACCTAATAAGGCTCGCCGTCACTGCCGATGCGCCTTAGCGCACGCACAAGGAGAACCCATGTCTGTCCCATCCCTGCCAGGACGGCGCCCCCGCTGGGCCAGCGCCGTGACCGCCGGCGCCCTCGTGCTCGGCGGCATGATCCTGACATCCTCGGCCGCCGAGGCGGCCCCACCCACCGGAGAGCTCGACCACGTCTCCTTCGAATGGGGACTCAACAACGTGCACCAGGGCGGCTCGCCCGCCGGCGGGTGCAACTACTTCGTGGCCGGCTACGGCGACGGCACCGAGGCGAGCTACGCGACCGTCGACCGCGACCTCCGCATCGTCAAGCGCACTGCGGACGGCGAACTCAAGGCCGTCGGCTTCGACAACCGGTGCGCCCAGGACGGCACCGACGCCACCATCGGCCAGCGGATGCTGTTCACCGATGGCGAGGGCACGCGCGCCGAGGACGGCACCACCACGGTCCACTGGGACGGCGCGATCACGATCTACGCCTACGGCGGCCTCGTGCCCTGGTACGTCGCCGACCCGGTGCTGCGGCTGGACTCCGAGGGCAACGGCACGATCAAGGTCAAGGTCGGCGGCTTCTCCTCCTCGATGGCCGACCCGAACGTCAAGGAGCCGCTGGAGCCGACCACCGACGTCACCGTCGCGACCATCTCCGGAGCGACCTTCGACGACGACGGCAAGGCGACCATCGACCCGGTCTTCGCCGGTGTCGACTACTTCCCCCTCCAGGCTGACGGCACGCGGAGCGCCACCTCGGCGATCCCGCCGGCCGCCAAGGCGTCCAACCCGAACTGGGGTTCGTGGCCCGAGCCGTTCACCGACTTCCAGTACCGCACCGGCCTCTCCAGCTACTGGCACACCAGCGGGCTGAGCGCGGACCCGAGCAAGCCGCCGCTGCCGATCACGATGGACCTCGACGCCGAGGAGCTGGTCCAAGCACCGGTCGTGGTCCGGCAGCCGCAGTCGACAACGGTCAGCGTGGGTGCCGACGTCACGCTGACCACCATGGTCACCGGAGCACCCGAGCCGACGGTCGTCTGGCAGCGTCTGACGGGCGAGGAGTGGGTGGACATCGCCGACGCGACGGGCACCGAGCTCGTGCTCACCGACCAGACGGTCGCAGACAGCGGCGGCCAGTATCGCGTGAAGATCACCAACGATGCTGGCGAGACCACCTCGCAGCCCGCCACCGTGACGGTGGTGGAGAAGGTCGCCGTCGCGATCACGGCCCAGCCCGCCGACGCCACTGCCCTCGCCGGACGGTCCGCCTCGTTCAGCGTGACGGCGACCGGCTCGACACTGAAGTACGCCTGGCAGCGCAAGCTGCCCGAGGAGAATTGGGCAGACTATGGCGGCACCAACGCCACCATGTCCGAGAACAACATCTCCGCCGACATCGACGGGGCGCAGTACCGGGTCTCCGTCACGAACGGCGTGGACGAGCCGGTGATCAGCGAGACGGCGACCCTCAGCGTGGAGACCGCTCCCCTGGTCATCACCACCGACCTGTCCGATCTGACCGTGCCCGCGGGCAGCGGACAGTACCTCCGGGTGGACTTCACGGGCGCGCCGTACGGCACCTGGACCTGGCAGCGCAGCACCGACGACGGCGCCACCTGGCAGGATGTGCAATCGGCGCCTGCCTACAACGAGTCGACCTCGTACTACCTGTCAGCCGTACCAGCGTCGGCCGACGGACACCGATACCGGGTGGTCGGCGACAACGGCATCGGTGAGCCGGTCGCCTCGAGCGTCGCTCGGCTGAGCGTGGCCACCGAGCCGCTCGCCATCGTCTCGGGTCTCACGGACGTCACGACACCGGCGGGCCGCAATGCGATCTTCCGGATCCAGTCCACCGGCGCGCCCGGCGGCGACTGGACCTTCGAGACCAGCACCGACGACGGCGCGACGTGGACGGTCGCCTCCGAGCAGACCAACAACAACTACCCGACTCTTTCGCTCAACGCGGTGACCCCCGATCAGGACGGCACCCTGGTTCGCGCCAGCGGCACCAATGGCCTCGGCGAGAGCCTCACCAGCGGTCCGGTGCGCCTGACGGTGACCGCCATCGAGCCTCGGGTCACCACCCAGCCGACCTCGTTCCGGGTCGCCGAGGGGACCATGGTCGTTCCGTACGCCGCCTGCGACTGCGCGCCGTACCCGGAGTGGACCTGGCAGACCAGCTCCGACGGCGGCGAGACCTGGACCGACCACCCGGACTTCAGCGGTCCGACCGGAGCGCGGGCGCAGACCTTCTGGAACTTCAGCGACACCACGCTCGCCAACGACGGGATGCTGATCCGCGCCAAGGGCGACAACGGCCACCACGACCCGTTCTACACCGACACCGCCCGACTGGACGTCGAGCCGCGCTCCGGGCGGGCGATCTACGTGGCGCCGGAGTACATCCCCGCGTCGATCCATTCCGCAACTCAGGACCGGACCATCGGTGTCGGCCTGGACGGGTTCCAGACCGACCGCACGGACGGCTCGATCCGGGTCTCGCTCGTCGAGCGCGGCGTCTGGGAGCCGGGCACGCTGCTCACCTCCGCGCAGTGGCTGGCCAGCACCACCGGCTCGATCTCGCTGATCGAGGAGCGCGACGACGGTCGGTTCGCCGCCCGCCTGAGGCCGAGCAGGGCACTCTCGCTGGACAAGCAGTACGAGATCGTGGTGCACCACCAGACCGAGGTGGACCCGCGCTACGAGGAGCGGCTGCCGATCCTACTCGAGGGCCAGGTCGAGATCACCGGACAGCCGGAGGACGCGACCACCCACGTCGGTCGCAGTGCCACCTTCACCGCGACCGCGGCCGGAGGCCCCGACCGCACCGTGCAATGGCAGGAGTCGGCCGACGGTGAGACCTGGACCGACGTCGCCGATGCTACCGAGGAGACCCTCGAGGTCCGGGCGAGCGCCGATCTGGACGGCCGTCGGTACCGGCTCGTCGCGACCGTCGGCGACCGTACGGCGACCAGCGAGCCCGCAGCGCTGACGGTGGGCGCACCGCTGCCGGCCGAGGTGGTCGAGCAGCCCGCCGACGTCCGGGTCGCCCCCGGCGAGGTCGCGAGCTTCGGTGTCGAGGTCGCGTCGGACTCGCCGGAGACCTACCAGTGGCAGCGCAGCAATGACGAAGGAGCCACCTGGGCCGACCTCCAGGACGCCACCTCCGCGACGCTCGACGTCACCGCGGCATCGGCCGACAACGGTGCTCTGTTCCGGGTCGTCGTCACCAACGACGGCGGCGAGGTCGCCTCGCAGCCCGCGCGACTGATCGTGGTCCACGACACCGCGTCGATCACCCAGCAGCCCGAGGACACGACCGTGGCGGCAGGCGAGACCGCGAGGTTCACCGTGCGCGCGACCGGCTCCTATCTCGACTACCAGTGGCAGTCGTCCACCGACGGCAGCACCTGGACCGAGGTGGCCGACGCGGACACCCGTACCCTGTCGGTCCCGACGGCCACGACGGCGCAGAACGGCACCTCGTATCGCGTGGTCGTGTCGAGCCCCGCCGGCCCTCTGGAGTCCGAGCCCGCCACCCTGAGCGTCGTCAAGGCCAGGCCGTCGGTCACCGCGACCGCGACGATCGGCAGCTACGGTGACCCGACCACGGTCGGGGTGACGGTCGCGGCGCCGCCTGGAGTGCCCGCCGCCACGGGCACTGTCACCGTGGCGGAGGGTGACGACGTGCTCGCCACGGTCCCGCTGGAGGCAGGGAGCGCCAGCGTTGTCATCGACCAGGGCGTGCTCAGCCCAGGGAGTCGATCGCTGGCCGTCTCCTACTCCGGCGACGCCAACCTGGAGGCAGGCTCGACGACGGCGATCGCCAGCGTCGCGAAGGCGCCGGCCAAGGTCAAGGCGGCACTTCCCGCCAAGTCCCTCAAGCCCCGCTCGAGGGCCAAGGTCCGGGTGACGGTCACCTCTCCTGGGCTCGTGCCCACCGGCAGGGTCAAGGTCACCTGGAAGCACAAGCGCACCGGCAAGACCGTCACGGTCACCGGCAAGCTCGTCAACGGCAAGGTGGTCGTGAGGTCGAAGCCGCTCTCCGCCCGGGGCGCCTACAAGGTGAAAGCGACCTATCTCGGCTCCGACACCATCGCCAAGGCAACGGCCAAGGCCCGCCGGATCACCGTCCGGTGAGTCGGATGGGGTGCGGGACCGACAGGTCCCGCGCCCCATCGTGGCCGGAATCGGTCATCGGGCCCAACGATCACTAGGCTTCGTGCATGCTGCTGGTAGTGGGCATCGCGGGCGCGATCCTCTGCGTCGTCGCGGCGGGCATCATCGGCGTGCTCCTCCACAGCCGCGCCGGGCTCGTGGCGCAGTTGGGCGATGCGCGTGCTCGGATCGCACAGCTCGAGTCGGACCTCGACGCCGCCCTGCGTCCCCCGCCGCCGACCAACTCGGCCGAGCGCGCCGTACGACGGGTGATCCGGACCGCCTCGAAGGTGCGCTCCCACGGCATCGCCGGGCTGATCCAGAGCACGGTCGAGGACCTGCAGAGCTGGGCCAGCGACGACGAGCGCGCCGACATCCTCAACATGGCCGCCTCCGACGGCAC harbors:
- a CDS encoding AAA family ATPase, with amino-acid sequence MTVDISTAPAIGTLGELRASGHQQKHLRAELRDNLLALLAAGQDPWPGLHGLEDTVIPQLERAIIAGHDVVLLGERGQGKTRLLRTLVGLMDEWTPVISGSELGEHPYDPVTVTSKAAVASYGDDLRISWRHRDERYAEKLATPDTSVADLIGDVDPMKVAEGRSLGDPETIHFGLIPRSHRGIVAINELPDLAERIQVAMLNVMEERDIQIRGYVLRLPLDVFVVASANPEDYTNRGRIITPLKDRFGAEIRTHYPKALDAEIAVIRQEADLLPDRVDVPDFLVEILARFTRNLRESSAVDQRSGVSARFAIAGAETIAAAALRRATIQGEDRAVARVVDLETAIDVLGGKIEFESGEEGREAEILTHLLRTATAETVRERFRGLDFALLVDAIEEGATVVTGARVSARDVLAGLPVLGESDLYDQVCERVNGAGGGRTDGERAAAIELALEGLFLARKIGKDSDGFETVYG
- a CDS encoding immunoglobulin domain-containing protein, with the protein product MSVPSLPGRRPRWASAVTAGALVLGGMILTSSAAEAAPPTGELDHVSFEWGLNNVHQGGSPAGGCNYFVAGYGDGTEASYATVDRDLRIVKRTADGELKAVGFDNRCAQDGTDATIGQRMLFTDGEGTRAEDGTTTVHWDGAITIYAYGGLVPWYVADPVLRLDSEGNGTIKVKVGGFSSSMADPNVKEPLEPTTDVTVATISGATFDDDGKATIDPVFAGVDYFPLQADGTRSATSAIPPAAKASNPNWGSWPEPFTDFQYRTGLSSYWHTSGLSADPSKPPLPITMDLDAEELVQAPVVVRQPQSTTVSVGADVTLTTMVTGAPEPTVVWQRLTGEEWVDIADATGTELVLTDQTVADSGGQYRVKITNDAGETTSQPATVTVVEKVAVAITAQPADATALAGRSASFSVTATGSTLKYAWQRKLPEENWADYGGTNATMSENNISADIDGAQYRVSVTNGVDEPVISETATLSVETAPLVITTDLSDLTVPAGSGQYLRVDFTGAPYGTWTWQRSTDDGATWQDVQSAPAYNESTSYYLSAVPASADGHRYRVVGDNGIGEPVASSVARLSVATEPLAIVSGLTDVTTPAGRNAIFRIQSTGAPGGDWTFETSTDDGATWTVASEQTNNNYPTLSLNAVTPDQDGTLVRASGTNGLGESLTSGPVRLTVTAIEPRVTTQPTSFRVAEGTMVVPYAACDCAPYPEWTWQTSSDGGETWTDHPDFSGPTGARAQTFWNFSDTTLANDGMLIRAKGDNGHHDPFYTDTARLDVEPRSGRAIYVAPEYIPASIHSATQDRTIGVGLDGFQTDRTDGSIRVSLVERGVWEPGTLLTSAQWLASTTGSISLIEERDDGRFAARLRPSRALSLDKQYEIVVHHQTEVDPRYEERLPILLEGQVEITGQPEDATTHVGRSATFTATAAGGPDRTVQWQESADGETWTDVADATEETLEVRASADLDGRRYRLVATVGDRTATSEPAALTVGAPLPAEVVEQPADVRVAPGEVASFGVEVASDSPETYQWQRSNDEGATWADLQDATSATLDVTAASADNGALFRVVVTNDGGEVASQPARLIVVHDTASITQQPEDTTVAAGETARFTVRATGSYLDYQWQSSTDGSTWTEVADADTRTLSVPTATTAQNGTSYRVVVSSPAGPLESEPATLSVVKARPSVTATATIGSYGDPTTVGVTVAAPPGVPAATGTVTVAEGDDVLATVPLEAGSASVVIDQGVLSPGSRSLAVSYSGDANLEAGSTTAIASVAKAPAKVKAALPAKSLKPRSRAKVRVTVTSPGLVPTGRVKVTWKHKRTGKTVTVTGKLVNGKVVVRSKPLSARGAYKVKATYLGSDTIAKATAKARRITVR